Proteins encoded within one genomic window of Sporolituus thermophilus DSM 23256:
- a CDS encoding tRNA (mnm(5)s(2)U34)-methyltransferase — translation MGQIVNAVKMAHALLLPKLKNAYNVIDATAGNGKDTLFLATNTPPDAVIWAFDIQQTALDKTQALLADHGQARKVKFILASHVHIADFVKSPVDAAMFNLGYLPGGDHTVTTMPNTTVAALNQLLALLKPTGIISIVAYPGHDMGRREELAVRSFLAALPQKLYTVACWQMVNQVNNPPVLYIVERTG, via the coding sequence ATGGGACAAATCGTTAATGCGGTGAAAATGGCGCACGCCTTGCTATTGCCCAAGTTAAAAAACGCCTATAATGTAATCGATGCGACGGCCGGTAACGGCAAGGACACCCTTTTTTTGGCAACTAATACCCCGCCTGATGCTGTTATCTGGGCTTTTGACATCCAACAAACCGCTTTGGACAAAACGCAGGCGTTACTCGCGGATCATGGCCAGGCGAGAAAAGTAAAGTTTATCCTCGCCAGTCATGTCCATATTGCCGATTTTGTAAAAAGTCCGGTGGATGCAGCAATGTTTAACCTGGGCTATCTCCCGGGCGGGGATCATACCGTGACAACTATGCCGAATACGACGGTGGCGGCGTTAAACCAGCTCTTGGCGCTGCTAAAGCCAACGGGTATAATTTCCATTGTGGCCTATCCCGGCCATGATATGGGGCGGCGGGAAGAGCTGGCCGTGCGCAGCTTCTTGGCCGCGCTGCCGCAAAAACTGTATACCGTGGCTTGCTGGCAAATGGTAAACCAGGTTAACAATCCACCGGTTTTATATATTGTCGAGAGAACGGGGTGA
- a CDS encoding NAD(+)/NADH kinase: MKIGIFPHVQKQGISAVLGLVVQRLLERGAEVALPADAAEEMGYPELGVARERMLKEIAVAVTLGGDGTLLSTARVAAPFGIPVCGINMGQLGFLTEVEPSEVNQALDRLVAGQYSIEERLMLDASIFRQGKSIFVSSAVNDVVVTKGGFARMIRLNLYIDGQLTANYPADGLIIATPTGSTGYSLSAGGPIVSPGLKVIVLTPICPHTLHSRSLIVAETEEIKVTVYATHQDIVLTMDGQTVHALQPNDTIIVRRSRYRAKFIRFNRAGYYETVYTKLTAGR, translated from the coding sequence GTGAAGATAGGCATATTTCCCCATGTGCAAAAGCAGGGAATTAGTGCCGTTTTAGGCTTGGTGGTACAGCGCCTGCTGGAACGGGGGGCGGAAGTGGCGCTACCAGCCGATGCTGCCGAAGAAATGGGGTATCCGGAGTTAGGTGTGGCGCGGGAGCGAATGCTGAAAGAAATTGCGGTGGCCGTTACTTTAGGCGGCGATGGAACGCTGCTAAGCACGGCGCGAGTGGCGGCGCCGTTTGGCATCCCGGTCTGCGGTATCAATATGGGGCAGCTCGGGTTTCTTACCGAGGTTGAACCGTCAGAAGTCAATCAGGCTTTGGACCGACTGGTAGCTGGCCAATATAGCATTGAGGAGAGGCTGATGTTGGACGCCAGCATTTTCCGGCAGGGCAAGAGCATTTTCGTCTCTTCGGCGGTTAATGACGTGGTCGTGACGAAAGGCGGTTTTGCCCGCATGATCAGGCTTAACTTATACATCGACGGCCAGCTTACTGCTAACTATCCGGCTGATGGTCTCATCATCGCCACCCCGACGGGTTCAACGGGATATTCTTTGTCTGCCGGCGGTCCTATCGTCAGCCCCGGCCTTAAGGTTATTGTTCTTACCCCTATTTGTCCCCATACGCTCCATTCCCGTTCGCTGATTGTCGCGGAAACGGAAGAAATAAAAGTAACGGTGTATGCTACGCATCAGGACATCGTCCTGACCATGGACGGCCAGACGGTTCATGCCCTCCAACCAAATGATACCATTATCGTGCGCCGGTCCCGGTATCGGGCCAAATTTATCCGCTTTAACCGCGCCGGCTATTACGAGACGGTTTATACTAAACTGACGGCGGGGAGATAG
- a CDS encoding TlyA family RNA methyltransferase produces the protein MAKERLDVLLVERGLAASRERAKAWIMAGLVLVDGQRVDKAGAMVSLTANIVVTGDSIGYVSRGGLKLEKALRTFGIDLTGKTVADIGASTGGFTDCALKHGAVRVYAIDVGYGQLAWSLRNDHRVVNMERTNIRGVTTADLGSQVDFVTIDVSFISLTKVLPVAKELLLPDGQIVALIKPQFEAGREKVGKKGVVRDPNTHKEVISAVVRFAETQGLNPVGLTFSPIKGPEGNIEYLLHLAKTGHPSLINDDTIAEVVREAHGSLAD, from the coding sequence ATGGCAAAGGAGCGTTTAGATGTTTTACTGGTCGAGCGCGGTCTGGCGGCGAGCCGGGAGCGGGCTAAAGCCTGGATAATGGCCGGGCTCGTGCTGGTTGATGGGCAAAGAGTGGACAAGGCTGGCGCCATGGTTTCGCTGACGGCCAACATCGTAGTGACCGGGGACAGTATTGGCTATGTAAGTCGCGGCGGCTTGAAACTGGAGAAGGCCCTGCGAACATTTGGCATTGACTTGACAGGCAAAACGGTGGCGGATATCGGCGCTTCGACGGGAGGGTTCACTGACTGCGCCCTTAAACATGGCGCCGTGCGCGTATATGCCATTGACGTAGGGTATGGTCAACTGGCTTGGTCATTGCGCAATGATCACCGGGTAGTCAATATGGAGCGAACCAATATCCGCGGGGTAACGACGGCCGACCTGGGCAGTCAGGTGGATTTTGTCACTATCGACGTATCGTTTATTTCCCTGACCAAAGTGTTGCCTGTCGCCAAAGAATTATTACTTCCGGACGGGCAGATTGTGGCGCTCATAAAGCCCCAGTTTGAAGCAGGTCGTGAAAAGGTAGGCAAAAAAGGTGTGGTGCGCGACCCCAATACGCATAAGGAAGTGATTAGCGCCGTGGTTCGCTTTGCCGAAACGCAGGGACTAAACCCGGTCGGTCTCACGTTTTCGCCGATCAAGGGGCCGGAGGGGAACATCGAATATTTGCTGCACCTGGCCAAAACCGGTCACCCAAGTCTGATAAACGACGATACCATCGCTGAGGTTGTGCGAGAGGCGCACGGCAGCCTGGCGGATTAG